One Setaria italica strain Yugu1 chromosome I, Setaria_italica_v2.0, whole genome shotgun sequence DNA window includes the following coding sequences:
- the LOC101761527 gene encoding pentatricopeptide repeat-containing protein At1g73400, mitochondrial gives MNLPSRLRHLRRLLAAAPLPTHGATHSPNPSSFRPLHPTRILPPPSHLPILPARRLFSEHAILPTHLQDERFAGISDRIYDAMLKTEAEAHEGTEAALDALGAELTTPLVADVLHRLRYEEKLAFRFFAWASHQDGYSHEPATYNDIIDILSGTRYKSRQFGVLCDVLDHMKRHGTRSVPVEELLAILRAYTEKHLTHMRKLAKKRRVRMRTPPETDALNVLLDAFCKCGMVKEAEAVFGRVKRKLQGNAETYSILFFGWCRARDPKKAMKVLEEMIQMKHTPDSFTYIAAIDSFCSAGLVSEARELFEFMRNEGSTISSPTAKTYSIMIVALAKADQMEECFELISDMRSSGCMPDVSTYKDLIEGMCLVGKLDAAYRVLEEMGKAGFPPDIVTYNCFLKVLCSLRKADDALELCEKMIEAHCEPSVHTYNMLMVMFFEMGEAHRALDIWLEMDRRGCKRAIDTYEIMIDGLFDCGRTEDASALLDEVINRDMKLSYKKFDAIMLRLSAVGDLSAIHRLSEHMRRFYNVAMSRRFAITQKKKSIGLRRR, from the coding sequence ATGAACCTCCCTTCCCGGCtccgccatctccgccgcctTCTCGCGGCCGCGCCCTTACCAACCCACGGCGCCACACACTCCCCCAACCCATCCTCCTTCCGACCGCTACACCCCACCCGaatcctgccgccgccgtcccatcTACCCATCCTCCCAGCGCGGCGGCTCTTCTCCGAGCACGCCATCCTCCCCACTCACCTCCAGGACGAGCGCTTCGCCGGGATCTCTGATAGGATCTATGATGCCATGCTTAAGACGGAGGCGGAAGCCCACGAGGGCACGGAGGCCGCTCTCGACGCTTTGGGCGCCGAGCTGACTACCCCGCTCGTCGCCGACGTGCTTCACCGCCTCCGCTACGAGGAGAAGCTGGCGTTCCGGTTCTTCGCCTGGGCGTCCCACCAGGACGGGTACAGCCACGAACCGGCCACCTACAACGACATCATCGACATCCTCTCCGGCACGCGGTACAAGAGCCGCCAGTTCGGTGTCCTCTGCGACGTGCTCGACCACATGAAGCGCCACGGCACGAGGTCGGTGCcggttgaggagctgctggcgATCCTGCGCGCCTACACGGAGAAGCATCTCACGCACATGAGGAAGCTGGCCAAGAAGCGGCGGGTTCGGATGCGTACGCCGCCAGAGACCGACGCGCTCAACGTGCTGCTGGACGCGTTCTGCAAGTGTGGGATGGtcaaggaggcggaggcggtgttCGGCCGCGTGAAGAGGAAGTTGCAGGGTAATGCCGAGACGTACAGTATCCTGTTCTTCGGGTGGTGCCGAGCGAGGGATCCCAAGAAGGCCATGAAGGTGCTAGAGGAAATGATTCAGATGAAGCACACACCAGATAGTTTCACCTACATAGCAGCTATCGATTCATTTTGCAGTGCTGGATTGGTGTCAGAGGCAAGGGAGTTGTTTGAGTTCATGAGGAATGAGGGATCAACGATATCGTCACCCACAGCCAAGACGTATTCGATTATGATTGTTGCGCTAGCTAAGGCTGATCAAATGGAGGAGTGTTTTGAACTGATTTCAGATATGAGAAGTAGTGGGTGTATGCCTGACGTATCGACTTATAAAGATTTGATTGAAGGGATGTGCTTGGTGGGTAAACTGGATGCTGCCTATCGTGTGTTGGAGGAGATGGGAAAGGCTGGATTTCCTCCTGACATTGTCACCTACAATTGCTTTCTTAAGGTACTTTGTAGTCTTCGAAAGGCTGATGATGCACTTGAACTTTGTGAGAAAATGATAGAGGCACATTGTGAGCCCAGTGTTCATACCTATAATATGCTGATGGTGATGTTCTTTGAGATGGGAGAGGCGCATAGAGCATTAGATATCTGGCTTGAGATGGACAGACGAGGATGTAAACGTGCTATTGATACCTATGAAATAATGATCGATGGTCTGTTTGATTGTGGAAGAACAGAAGATGCAAGTGCTCTTCTAGATGAGGTTATAAACCGTGACATGAAACTTTCATATAAGAAGTTTGATGCTATAATGCTGCGGTTATCAGCTGTAGGCGACCTTAGCGCGATACATCGATTGTCCGAGCATATGAGGAGATTTTACAATGTTGCGATGTCAAGACGATTTGCGATcactcagaagaagaagagcataGGTCTGAGAAGGAGATGA
- the LOC101762209 gene encoding F-box protein FBX14, with the protein MSTPHSSSTSSSPAPHRASPPQIPQSLTLAPPTASSASPSSSSASGMRDAAEDDSDSPPSQMSEDDPGGGGGDRWEPDLRGGNGGGGRWAPPDQVLENVLESVLEFLTAARDRNAASLVCRSWYRAEAQTRRELFIGNCYAVSPRRAVERFGGLRSVVLKGKPRFADFSLVPYGWGAYVSPWVAALGPAYPRLERICLKRMTISDDDLHLVAKSFPLFRELSLVCCDGFSTVGLAAIAKLCRHLRVLDLIEDYVEDEDDELVDWISKFPESNTSLESLVFDCVSVPFNFEALEVLVARSPALRRLRVNHHVSVEQLRRLMARAPQLTHFGTGAFRSEAAPGGGLSVTELATSFAASRSLICLSGFRDVNPEYLPAIYPVCAKLTSLNFSFASLTAEELKPVIRNCINLRTFWVLDTVGDEGLRAVADTCSELRELRVFPLDASEDSEGSVSDVGLQAISEGCRKLESILYFCQRMTNAAVIAMSKNCPDLVVFRLCIMGRHRPDRITGEPMDDGFGAIVMNCKKLTRLSVSGLLTDKAFAYIGKYGKLIKTLSVAFAGNSDMSLQYIFEGCTKLQKLEVRDSPFSDKGLLSGLNYFYNMRFLWMNSCRLTMRGCKDVAQQMQNLVVEVIKDHPDDEGEAEIVDKLYLYRSLAGPRNDAPPFVTLL; encoded by the exons ATGAGCACTCCCCActcgtcctccacctcctcctcccccgcaccccaccgcgcctcccctCCCCAGATCCCCCAATCCCTAACCCTAGCGCCGCCCACGgcgtcctccgcctcgccctcgtcctcctccgcgtccGGCATGCGCGATGCGGCGGAGGACGACTCCGACTCGCCGCCCTCGCAGATGTCGGAGGACGACcccggcgggggaggcggcgacaGGTGGGAGCCGGATCTGAggggcggcaacggcggcggcgggaggtgggcGCCGCCGGACCAGGTGCTGGAGAACGTGCTCGAGAGCGTGCTCGAGTTCCTCACCGCCGCGAGGGACCGCAACGCCGCCTCGCTCGTCTGCCGCTCCTGGTACCGCGCCGAGGCGCAGACGCGCCGCGAGCTCTTCATCGGCAACTGCTACGCCGTCTCGCCGCGGCGCGCCGTCGAGCGCTTCGGCGGCCTGCGCTCCGTCGTGCTCAAGGGCAAGCCGCGCTTCGCGGACTTCAGCCTCGTGCCGTACGGCTGGGGCGCCTACGTCTCCCCCTGGGTGGCCGCGCTGGGACCCGCGTACCCGCGCCTCGAGCGCATCTGCCTCAAGCGGATGACCATCTCCGATGACGACCTCCACCTCGTCGCCAAGTCGTTCCCGCTCTTCAGGGAGCTCTCGCTCGTGTGCTGCGACGGCTTCAGCACGGTCGGCCTCGCCGCCATCGCTAAGCTCTGCCG GCATCTTCGCGTGCTAGATCTCATTGAAGATTACGTtgaggatgaggacgatgagCTGGTGGATTGGATCTCCAAGTTCCCAGAGTCCAACACCTCTCTGGAGTCACTTGTCTTTGATTGTGTCAGCGTTCCGTTCAACTTTGAGGCCCTGGAGGTACTGGTTGCTCGCTCACCAGCCCTGCGCCGGTTGCGTGTGAACCACCATGTGTCAGTAGAGCAGCTGCGCCGTCTGATGGCAAGAGCACCCCAGCTCACGCACTTTGGAACTGGTGCATTCCGATCTGAAGCTGCCCCTGGTGGGGGTTTGTCTGTGACTGAGCTTGCTACATCTTTTGCTGCATCCAGGTCGCTCATTTGTCTATCAGGTTTCCGGGATGTTAATCCAGAATACCTCCCAGCAATCTACCCAGTTTGTGCCAAGCTCACTTCTCTAAACTTCAGCTTTGCAAGCCTAACTGCTGAGGAACTCAAACCAGTTATTCGCAACTGCATCAATCTTCGCACTTTCTGG GTTCTTGATACGGTGGGCGATGAAGGCCTTCGGGCTGTGGCTGATACATGCTCGGAACTCCGTGAGCTGCGAGTTTTTCCTTTGGATGCCTCTGAAGATTCTGAGGGCTCAGTCTCAGATGTTGGTCTTCAGGCGATCTCAGAAGGCTGCCGGAAGCTAGAATCAATCCTCTACTTCTGCCAGCGGATGACAAATGCAGCCGTAATTGCTATGTCCAAGAACTGTCCTGACCTTGTGGTGTTCCGCCTCTGTATTATGGGCCGCCACCGGCCTGATCGGATCACCGGGGAGCCCATGGATGATGGTTTTGGTGCAATTGTGATGAATTGCAAGAAGCTCACCAGACTTTCAGTCTCTGGCCTGCTTACTGATAAAGCTTTTGCATACATTGGGAAATATGGGAAGCTAATAAAGACTCTGTCTGTTGCCTTTGCTGGGAATAGTGACATGTCCCTGCAATATATATTTGAGGGATGCACTAAGTTGCAGAAGCTTGAGGTCAGAGATAGCCCTTTTAGTGACAAGGGATTGCTCTCAGGACTGAACTACTTCTACAATATGAGGTTCTTATGGATGAACTCATGCAGGCTAACTATGAGGGGCTGCAAAGATGTAGCTCAGCAAATGCAAAATTTGGTGGTTGAAGTAATCAAGGACCACCCTGATGATGAAGGGGAGGCTGAGATTGTTGACAAGTTGTACCTGTATCGGTCACTGGCAGGACCAAGGAATGATGCTCCACCATTTGTTACCCTCTTGTAG
- the LOC101762610 gene encoding SNW/SKI-interacting protein — translation MATLKDLLPAPKTTASTFYDHSSDPWFKERYGGEPAQGSAAARPAAATRAIPPYGKRAGFVPRRPEDFGDGGAFPEIHVAQYPLGMGRRDDKGGSKILALTVDAHGSVAFDAVVKQGENAGKIVYSKHSDLVPKIATSDSQAPVDGDEEQKEIEETTERTKAALEKVVNVRLSAAQPKNVPTHDSESKFIKYKPSQQSAAFNSGAKERIIRMSEMAVDPLEPPKFKHKRVPRASGSPPVPVMHSPPRPVTVKDQQDWKIPPCISNWKNPKGYTIPLDKRLAADGRGLQEVQINDNFAKLSEALYVAEQKAREAVQMRSKVQRELQLKEKERKEQELRALAQKARMERTGGPPAPSGVPTGGSRGAVEAIDEDMDMEQPREPREQRRESREEREARIERDRIREERRRERERERRLEAKDAAMGKKSKITRDRDRDISEKIALGMASTGGAKGGEVMYDQRLFNQDKGMDSGFATDDQYNIYSKGLFTAQSTMSTLYRPKKDGDSDVYGDADEQLEKVMKTERFKPDKGFTGASERTGKRDRPVEFDKQEENDPFGLDQFLTEVKKGKKAVEKIGGGGTMKASGGSSMRDDYDGGSGRSRINFERGR, via the coding sequence atggcgacCCTCAAGGACCTCCTCCCGGCGCCGAAGACGACGGCGTCCACCTTCTACGACCACAGCAGCGACCCCTGGTTCAAGGAGCGCTACGGCGGGGAGCCGGCGCAGGggtccgcggcggcgaggcccgcgGCCGCCACCAGGGCCATCCCGCCCTACGGGAAGCGGGCGGGCTTcgtgccgcgccggccggaggacttcggggatggcgGCGCCTTCCCGGAGATCCACGTCGCTCAGTACCCGCTCGGCATGGGCCGCCGCGACGACAAGGGCGGTTCCAAGATCCTCGCGCTCACGGTCGACGCGCACGGCAGCGTCGCTTTCGACGCCGTCGTCAAGCAGGGCGAGAACGCCGGTAAGATCGTCTACTCCAAGCACAGCGACCTCGTGCCGAAGATCGCCACGTCCGATTCCCAGGCGCcggtcgacggcgacgaggagcagAAGGAGATTGAGGAGACCACAGAGCGAACGAAGGCTGCCTTGGAGAAGGTTGTCAACGTACGCCTCTCAGCTGCTCAGCCCAAGAATGTGCCCACGCATGATTCTGAGTCCAAGTTTATCAAGTATAAGCCGTCCCAGCAATCCGCGGCCTTCAATTCAGGCGCAAAGGAGAGGATCATTAGGATGTCAGAGATGGCAGTGGATCCTCTTGAGCCGCCAAAGTTCAAGCACAAGCGGGTGCCTCGGGCGTCTGGGTCACCACCTGTGCCGGTGATGCACTCGCCACCACGGCCAGTTACAGTGAAGGATCAGCAGGATTGGAAGATCCCGCCATGCATTTCGAATTGGAAAAATCCAAAGGGGTACACAATTCCACTTGATAAGAGGTTGGCAGCTGACGGAAGGGGGCTGCAGGAGGTGCAGATTAATGATAACTTTGCAAAACTTTCTGAAGCATTGTATGTCGCAGAGCAGAAGGCGAGGGAGGCAGTACAGATGCGCTCCAAGGTTCAGAGGGAACTACAGctgaaggagaaggagaggaaggagcAAGAGCTGAGGGCTCTTGCCCAGAAGGCACGCATGGAGAGGACTGGTGGCCCACCTGCACCATCAGGTGTGCCTACTGGTGGCAGCAGGGGAGCGGTTGAGGCTATCGATGAAGATATGGATATGGAGCAACCACGTGAACCACGTGAGCAGCGCAGGGAGAGTAGAGAAGAGAGGGAAGCGAGGATCGAGCGTGATAGAATCCGTGAGGAGCGCAGACGCGAGAGGGAGCGGGAGAGGAGGCTAGAAGCCAAGGATGCTGCAATGGGCAAGAAGAGTAAGATCACGAGAGACAGAGATCGTGACATCAGTGAGAAGATTGCTCTGGGTATGGCAAGCACTGGTGGTGCCAAAGGTGGTGAGGTCATGTACGACCAGCGGCTGTTCAACCAGGACAAGGGGATGGACTCTGGGTTTGCCACTGATGATCAGTACAACATCTACTCTAAGGGGCTCTTCACAGCGCAGTCCACGATGTCTACGTTGTACAGGCCTAAGAAAGATGGTGATTCTGATGTGTATGGTGATGCGGATGAACAGTTGGAGAAGGTTATGAAGACTGAGAGGTTCAAGCCTGACAAGGGTTTCACTGGTGCTTCAGAGAGGACTGGCAAGCGAGACAGGCCTGTGGAGTTCGATAAGCAGGAGGAGAATGATCCCTTCGGTCTGGATCAGTTCTTGACTGAGGtgaagaagggaaagaaagccGTGGAGAAGATTGGAGGTGGAGGCACCATGAAGGCAAGTGGTGGGTCCTCAATGAGGGATGACTATGATGGAGGATCTGGGAGGTCCCGCATTAATTTTGAAAGGGGGCGTTAA